DNA sequence from the Myxocyprinus asiaticus isolate MX2 ecotype Aquarium Trade chromosome 3, UBuf_Myxa_2, whole genome shotgun sequence genome:
tagtctatacaaaactgcattgggggcccagagacaagggtgtctgagggatcttctaccataatattaatatattctatagagtttatcaatcgagtgaagttggatatgaatgttaaaagatcatctgttacttttgaagcataatgacagcatataatttttacattccaataatgttttatatttcGTTACATTCAGATGCCCAAGTAttggggcatagaagcccttgtgactgaggaatgatcctgtatgggggttcaggggtatccccttaGAGAAAATGtagaagtctgaatggaccatttttatattttcattaaagtgagaaagactaggcaACAAACTATTAATTTTATTGCCTATCCTTGTCATGCCAGAGAtaatgacatctgattaatttcacaaaattagaacagaaatctatttgtttattattaaaggcttgtaacatgctgattaataaagctaaatttagaagggaaaaaaacgttatggtctaaaggcgctctggaaccaCGTTAACTTATGCGGTGCCTCATGTTTACTCACATGCGGGGAAAAGAGGAAATTCGTGCAGACtgggacagggcataaatgaagtgTGTTCGGTtcaagagaaaaatattcaaaaatacagcgcagaaagatcagatctagtgtacacagcactgttgttttgtcgcaCTGCTCACTAGAGAAGATGAGAGGATGCAACCGTCATGATGTCTTGCGGTCCATATGGAATCAATCCAGGGTCTGGACCCGGACCGCAGTGACTGGCGCAGCCTAATCGTTAGCAAGATGCTAACATTAGCAACTTCATAAAGTCTGAGAAAGCCAAATTGCTTGCATTTTGGGTGACATGCACCTGatcatctagatgtagaacacaggctaaatattgaaaattattcaaaagctTATCATTGATTTCGTGGATTTTTTTTATCGCGATAAATATcgagattgttttatcgcccaatCCTAACATCAACGCGtactttaccttattacttcGGTCGCCTGCCCAGTAGCAGCGAGCAGTGAGAtagcaaggagagagcaggtcagtcaagagcaaagagccaattataacagtgggcatttactgtcttaaaggagaagcagaacCAAAACAGcatgtttctgacagagggtcataATGAGTgttgaaaatgatcatgttttacaaatatatgactgttttatgTGCAAAAAactcataaaaacaaatattataagtgaacctcaaggaccatattaaaataataataataattaaaaaaaaaacatatctaaaGAAAACTTTCTTTAAAACTAAATCCACAAGAACTCCCATACAAAGTGTGTCCATGTAAAAGAGAAGCATCTCACCTCTGCTTCCATAGTCCCTGATCCTGCTCTGGACTTAAAGTACCACTTATTCTGTAACACACATGCACCAGCAACAGTGTTTGTCAGGTTTGATTTCAAGGTAGCCCTTCTATTACATTAACATGTTGACGCATTAGCAGTGTGTACATATGATCACATGCATGCTTACTTGTGATGTGAACTGTGTCGGTGGTGTtgatgatggtggtggtggtgtctCTGATGTTCTTTCTCGCTGAGGGAAGAAGAGTTGGAGTGGGAGGAGCCAAGGCCTTTGCGCTGCTCTTTTGTTTTCTGTAGAACCCGACGATATGACAGTGTGCAGAGCCAACACAAGAGCTTCCCATCCACCTGCAGAAAGAGAGAATCAACTTGTGCATCTCTGTTTTAAAAGTGTCTTCTAATTCTCTTACACAAGAGATCCCTCCATTCGTTGAACTCCGCAGTTCAGCTCAGTGTTTATCTCAGACCTTCAAATCTGAAGCttattgttttgagttaattTGCATTTCATTTCCTGTTCATTATGGCTACGACAGAAAATCGTGCTTTGCAAAGGTATATAGAATGGAACAACAAATGAAATTTTGCCATAGCCATGGTCAAGCGGTTAGTACACCAGATATATTGAGCTATGGTGCTCTTGTGGGAGAACCATTCCACGATCTCTCCCCATAATTTCCTGGCCTCTCTTTATGGCAAAGCCATAAAAGGTTTGCTTGGGAATCTAGAAGAGGCCTAAAGTCAAAACTGCTACTGAGGTACAATCAAATTTGGTCTGTTATGAAAAGTACTGCAAATCTTTCTGAAATGAGATACAGCTCTCTGTTGCATCTACAACAGCACAGTTTTTTGAAACTGGTCTGATAATTAACTACAGTAATGGAGTGTTTGCTACTGAATAAGCGGGGTCCAAAAGCATGAGCTGAAATATGGAGACACTGATTCTCCGTTACGACTGGGTGCACTGAATCACCTCACACAAATGCAGTGTGAGAGAACACAGTCAGAGTGTGTAAATACGAGTAATAACAAACCAGTGTGAGGGGAGTTACCTTTCTCCTTCCTTCATCCTTCCTGTCGAAGGCACACTGCTGCTTGCACTGTTCGCAGGTCTGTGGAGGGCCATACTTCTTCTCAGAGTTGGTGCAGCGCTGACATTTGGTCCCAATGAATGCAGCAATGATGTTACAGTACTGACATGGCTTTGGCTGAAATGCAAAAGAGAGAATGTTAACCCACCCATCTGCGGACTTGATAGTTAATAGTTACGTTCATGCCGTGAGATGTACTCACACCTATTTAAACTAGAGCTGTCGGAATTAACTCGTTAATCGCATGCGATTCATTTGAAAAgattaatgcgttaatttttcttaatcgcgattaacgcatttaccgttaatacagcataaaaagCATAGACACTTGTTGGGAGAgaggaacctttgtaatgtgtccacccagagTCACTGCCTGACGCTCTGATATGAATCATGAACGCATCTTcaggattgctgtaggaaagcggatagtcacagtctactggcagattaatattgtagaGGAAGAGAGTTTAAGAAatgtaatgcccattgcaatgaatactaaaccaatggggactaaagccatctttacacacaaagttggcacagaagctgcatctgaagtggcaattaggtgtattttcacagagcaggaataaatgatttacacagcagttgcaaatgcataaatattgttatgagaagaatattttaaatgtaaaattatgaatatagaaatatgaaatgactgaaaatatgaataaatactcaacctatgggactaattctttcaataagtcaacctcccaattagactttgggaaacgtttaatgttacttgaataggtGACATTATATTGAGGAAGACtttatttgtaaaatgttaataaagcattatattgttacatgttgttttgttttctttcctaagatggaaataaattcattttgacaggaaaataagtatatactgtatggtgtcaaatttcagcattttcaaaatctgcgattaattgcaattaactacaaaaaaatatgcgattaatcacgctCAAAAATTTGAATTGtccgacagccctaatttaaacacAAATATACACCAAGCACAACAGGAACCTAACTTACCGTCCCAAACTGTTTAACATTTTGTGCACATTTCTTGCAGATAGTGTTGGTTttgctggagaaaaaaaaaaagaagtaaggGATGTTTAATTAGCATAGATATGATGGCAAAGAATCagttctctgtgtgtgtatctctCACTTACCTCTCCTGCTGAAACTCTGACCTGCAGAAGGTGCATTTTACAATAGGATGTGCAATTCGA
Encoded proteins:
- the LOC127427282 gene encoding protein FAM76B isoform X1; protein product: MMATSALYACTKCNQRFPFEELSQGQQLCKECRIAHPIVKCTFCRSEFQQESKTNTICKKCAQNVKQFGTPKPCQYCNIIAAFIGTKCQRCTNSEKKYGPPQTCEQCKQQCAFDRKDEGRRKVDGKLLCWLCTLSYRRVLQKTKEQRKGLGSSHSNSSSLSEKEHQRHHHHHHQHHRHSSHHKISGTLSPEQDQGLWKQSIQKETPKKKPKLETKPSNGDSSSITQSMDSGGTDNFILISQLKEEVMSLKRMLQQRDQTILEKDRKLTELKADFQYQESNMRVKMNNMEKAHKEAMEQQQAKNRELMKQVAALSKGKKFDRSSSSLLLP
- the LOC127427282 gene encoding protein FAM76B isoform X2, coding for MMATSALYACTKCNQRFPFEELSQGQQLCKECRIAHPIVKCTFCRSEFQQESKTNTICKKCAQNVKQFGTPKPCQYCNIIAAFIGTKCQRCTNSEKKYGPPQTCEQCKQQCAFDRKDEGRRKVDGKLLCWLCTLSYRRVLQKTKEQRKGLGSSHSNSSSLSEKEHQRHHHHHHQHHRHSSHHKISGTLSPEQDQGLWKQSIQKETPKKKPKLETKPSNGDSSITQSMDSGGTDNFILISQLKEEVMSLKRMLQQRDQTILEKDRKLTELKADFQYQESNMRVKMNNMEKAHKEAMEQQQAKNRELMKQVAALSKGKKFDRSSSSLLLP